One window of the Montipora foliosa isolate CH-2021 chromosome 4, ASM3666993v2, whole genome shotgun sequence genome contains the following:
- the LOC138001007 gene encoding uncharacterized protein gives MVVTVVVVVVLVTVVVVVMVVTVVTAVVVVMVVTVVIVVVVVMVVTIIVVVTVVTVVIVVVVVVVVTVIVVVMVVTVVVVVTVVIVVTVVVVVMVVTVVVVVVLVTVVLVIMIVIVVTVVVMVMIVTVVTVVVVVVVVTVVIVVEVVVVVMVVTVVVVVMVVTVVVVVMVVTVVIVVAVVAVVVVVMVVTVLPVYVGVCWFYSD, from the exons atggtggtcacagtagttgtggtggttgtgctggtcacagtagttgtggtggtcatggttgtcacagtggtcacagcagttgtggtggtcatggtggtcacagtagtcatagtagttgtggtggtcatggtggtcacaatAATTGTGGTGGTCacggtggtcacagtggtcataGTAGTTGTGGTGGTAGTGGTCGTCACAGTaattgtggtggtcatggttgtcacagtggtcgtggtggtcacagtggtcatagtggtcacagtagttgtggtggtcatggtagtcacagtagttgtggtcgTCGTGCTGGTCACAGTAGTTCTGGTGATCATGATTGTCAttgtggtcacagtagttgtgatGGTCATGATTGTCacagtggtcacagtagttgtggtagtcgtggtggtcacagtggtcataGTAGTTgaggtggtcgtggtggtcatggttgtaacagtagttgtggtggtcatggttgtcacagtagttgtggtggtcatggtggtcacagtggtcataGTGGTCGCAGTAGTTgcggtggtcgtggtggtcatggttgtcacagtg TTGCCTGTCTATGTCGGTGTCTGTTGGTTCTATTCGGATTga